The following proteins are encoded in a genomic region of Sulfurimonas sp. HSL3-7:
- a CDS encoding peptide deformylase, with the protein MVLELLKYPDERIRLISGNVRFFDDSLQNIITDMVDTMKANGLEALSAIQIGIQYAVVVIKEADAYKPYINLRIITTSGETVETERTPYYENISVDVPRHDKIKIFYENEKGEAQYADLEGAFSRVIQHQLDYNYGSTFVDRVDKETRKRINEYLPKGLVVSSNSSCPTVFYRDYIKRAYKYVMLAVWFSFLPPFFIDDSAVMAKLFLFDKIALGTVPFLIVGYAVYAYYESEKYKQCTSCQTGNIIGTSGFALAQWMVLGVIAFFWMGI; encoded by the coding sequence ATGGTTTTAGAGTTATTGAAATACCCGGATGAACGGATTCGTCTGATTTCAGGAAATGTACGGTTTTTTGATGATTCGCTTCAAAACATAATCACCGATATGGTTGATACGATGAAAGCGAATGGTCTCGAAGCGTTGAGCGCGATACAGATAGGAATACAGTACGCCGTCGTCGTCATTAAAGAGGCCGATGCGTATAAGCCCTATATCAACCTGCGCATCATCACCACGTCCGGCGAGACGGTCGAGACCGAGCGGACTCCCTATTATGAAAATATCAGTGTGGATGTACCGCGCCACGACAAGATCAAGATCTTTTATGAAAATGAGAAGGGCGAAGCACAGTACGCAGACCTTGAAGGCGCTTTTTCGCGTGTAATCCAGCATCAGCTTGACTACAACTACGGCAGCACATTTGTCGACAGGGTCGATAAAGAGACCCGCAAACGGATCAATGAGTACCTTCCGAAAGGGCTGGTCGTAAGCAGCAACAGCAGCTGCCCGACCGTTTTTTACAGGGATTATATAAAGAGGGCCTACAAATATGTAATGCTGGCCGTATGGTTCAGTTTCTTACCCCCATTTTTCATCGATGACAGTGCCGTTATGGCAAAACTGTTTCTCTTTGACAAGATTGCGCTGGGTACGGTGCCTTTTTTGATTGTCGGTTATGCCGTATACGCCTACTACGAGTCTGAAAAGTACAAACAGTGTACCAGTTGCCAAACCGGAAATATCATAGGGACTTCCGGTTTTGCATTAGCACAATGGATGGTACTGGGTGTTATTGCCTTTTTTTGGATGGGTATTTAA
- a CDS encoding SO_0444 family Cu/Zn efflux transporter translates to MEHIMSFLTALFELSNAMAPYILFGLLFAGILHELVPDTLVTKHLGRESVGSVVKATLFGVPLPVCSCGVIPLATSIKKSGASRGATLSFLISTPITGVDSILATYGMFGWAFTIYRVITSMVIAMVAGVLTNYMDKEVEQPKPLFSAAPQGGFSMTPLHAKTDEAGSCCSGGSCCESTQKRGFSLRAALHYAFITLLGDIAKPLFWGLLIGALITVAIPENLSAILVEYAWLSYLIVIAIAVPMYVCATASLPIAAALMLSGVSAGAAFVFLSAGPATNTVTIGVVKKMLGSKSLSIYLGTIIAGSILFGLGLDYIFDISDIDPKSLVHMDEEAGLIAMASSTVLWGFVGYFLLKPLLENKGNL, encoded by the coding sequence ATGGAACATATCATGTCCTTTCTCACGGCACTTTTCGAGCTCTCCAACGCGATGGCACCCTATATCCTTTTCGGTCTTCTCTTCGCCGGTATTTTACATGAGCTGGTGCCGGACACCCTGGTAACGAAGCATCTCGGCCGTGAGAGTGTCGGTTCAGTGGTCAAAGCAACACTCTTCGGTGTGCCGCTTCCGGTCTGCTCCTGCGGGGTGATCCCCCTGGCGACCAGCATCAAAAAGAGCGGGGCGAGCAGGGGGGCGACGCTCTCTTTTCTTATCTCGACACCGATCACGGGGGTCGACTCCATCCTGGCGACCTACGGGATGTTCGGCTGGGCATTTACGATCTATCGTGTCATCACATCGATGGTGATCGCGATGGTGGCAGGGGTCCTGACCAATTATATGGACAAAGAAGTAGAACAGCCAAAACCGCTCTTCAGTGCAGCACCTCAGGGCGGTTTTTCGATGACGCCTCTGCACGCTAAAACGGATGAAGCGGGAAGCTGTTGTTCAGGCGGCAGCTGCTGCGAAAGCACGCAGAAGAGAGGCTTCTCCCTGCGTGCCGCACTTCACTATGCATTTATTACACTGCTCGGCGACATTGCCAAACCGCTCTTTTGGGGTCTGCTCATCGGTGCACTGATCACGGTGGCTATTCCGGAAAACCTGAGTGCGATCCTGGTCGAATACGCCTGGCTCTCATACCTGATCGTCATCGCCATTGCGGTGCCGATGTACGTCTGTGCGACCGCTTCTCTGCCTATTGCCGCCGCCTTGATGCTCTCCGGGGTAAGCGCCGGAGCGGCTTTTGTCTTTTTGAGTGCCGGCCCCGCGACGAATACCGTGACCATCGGCGTTGTCAAAAAGATGCTCGGAAGCAAGTCGCTCTCTATCTACCTCGGTACGATCATCGCTGGCAGCATTCTGTTCGGCCTCGGTCTGGACTACATTTTCGACATCAGTGATATTGATCCCAAATCCCTCGTTCATATGGATGAGGAAGCGGGTCTGATCGCCATGGCCAGTTCAACCGTCTTATGGGGTTTTGTCGGCTACTTTTTGCTTAAGCCGCTGCTTGAAAATAAAGGAAATCTCTAA
- a CDS encoding RNA methyltransferase: MNLTEIDNLDTPSLEIYRQLRDNAFSEDNSFIADSPKVVNMLLETAVEVKSILATKTYYEEFGTLVRQKEIPLLYVAEKKVIEKIVGHKVHHNVMMHGIRPAETPLDALDDTIIMLDEITSTENIGSIARSAAALGVGSYLLPKHGPHPYGRRALRVSMGHVSKLKVHCYDDIFATLKTLKANGYRIFAAEVTDDATPLAEIQVPKKWVLLMGHEGRGISPEVLAACDEAVRIEMEPGIRSFNVGVAAAILMYQFKNRG; this comes from the coding sequence ATGAATCTCACAGAAATAGACAACCTTGACACCCCCTCTTTAGAGATATACCGCCAGTTGCGGGATAACGCCTTCAGCGAAGACAACAGCTTCATAGCCGACAGCCCCAAAGTGGTCAATATGCTTTTAGAGACGGCCGTCGAGGTCAAAAGTATTTTGGCGACCAAAACGTATTACGAAGAGTTTGGAACACTTGTTCGCCAAAAAGAGATTCCCCTTCTCTATGTCGCCGAAAAAAAAGTAATAGAGAAGATCGTCGGTCACAAGGTGCATCACAACGTTATGATGCATGGTATCCGTCCGGCAGAGACGCCGCTGGATGCACTTGACGACACCATCATCATGCTCGACGAGATCACCTCAACCGAGAACATCGGCTCCATCGCCAGAAGTGCCGCCGCCCTGGGTGTAGGGTCCTACCTTCTGCCCAAACACGGCCCTCACCCCTACGGCAGACGCGCACTCAGGGTATCGATGGGACACGTCAGCAAACTGAAGGTGCATTGCTACGATGATATTTTCGCCACGCTGAAAACACTCAAGGCCAACGGGTACAGGATCTTTGCCGCAGAGGTGACAGATGATGCTACTCCGTTGGCAGAGATACAAGTTCCAAAGAAGTGGGTACTGCTGATGGGACATGAGGGCAGAGGGATCTCTCCCGAAGTGCTGGCAGCCTGTGATGAAGCGGTGCGGATAGAGATGGAGCCCGGCATCCGAAGCTTTAACGTCGGTGTCGCGGCGGCGATCCTGATGTACCAGTTTAAAAACAGAGGCTAA
- a CDS encoding phosphatase PAP2 family protein has product MFTKSLLLIFLFLAQSGFANDKSIGYIGDGLAVIIPASAYGSTFCLHDHDGRSAFYKSIAVSTATTFGLKFTVKRERPDGSNDRSFPSAHTMYAFQGATFIHQRYGLQYALAAYLGAAFVGYSRIETDKHYLGDVLAGAAIGSLSAWFFTDRYNDVALQPLAVQGAYGIMIAYRW; this is encoded by the coding sequence ATGTTTACCAAATCTCTTCTACTCATTTTTCTGTTCCTGGCACAGAGCGGTTTTGCCAATGACAAAAGCATCGGTTATATCGGCGACGGCCTCGCCGTTATTATCCCGGCCAGTGCCTACGGCAGCACCTTTTGCCTGCATGACCATGACGGCCGGAGCGCTTTTTACAAATCCATTGCCGTCTCCACCGCGACCACCTTTGGGCTGAAGTTCACCGTTAAAAGAGAACGCCCCGACGGCAGCAACGACCGCTCTTTTCCTTCCGCGCATACCATGTACGCTTTTCAGGGGGCGACCTTTATCCATCAGCGCTACGGTCTCCAATATGCCCTCGCCGCGTATCTAGGCGCAGCCTTTGTCGGCTACAGCCGCATCGAGACCGACAAACACTACCTTGGCGATGTGCTGGCCGGCGCTGCAATAGGGAGTCTGAGCGCCTGGTTTTTCACCGACCGCTATAACGATGTCGCCCTGCAGCCCCTTGCAGTGCAAGGGGCTTATGGAATCATGATCGCATACAGATGGTAG